A stretch of the Candidatus Binatia bacterium genome encodes the following:
- a CDS encoding nucleotidyltransferase family protein has protein sequence MSRLSLQYPFSDALSVILPTREETLLLRACLLSADSAREAWREWRRYTSEIPNGYIGKNKAVKNLRPLVFDALRRHGLELDKESQTFLRSAYLKEELRSKIFLRICRDVLQSLAKENIPNIVLKGTALAETVYKNPVLRHSHDIEIWVGDRDLTKAASLLPALGFVGFEDKISQVTLVHESELPVVLHSRLFSIPYHGASAAEMWSRRLNCRIAGVSSNVLAPTDSLLHVCGHAFYSGSRQSLRWASDAWLLIDRYRDLEWDLLFDCARQSRLVLPLSVTLSYLAENLNAPVPPTFLTRLSAAAVTTNTVEREFAFSATRSAPRGSLRKLFRDAQGWRGRVSVLKWMVCPSPSYLRWAEAPRYPWLLPFHYVRRPVGYISRRIGSFLIESLQRVGFKRRRVFNA, from the coding sequence ATGAGCCGGCTCTCTTTACAATACCCGTTCTCCGACGCTCTGTCGGTTATTCTGCCGACGCGAGAGGAAACTCTGTTACTGCGCGCCTGTCTGCTTTCCGCCGACTCTGCGCGAGAGGCATGGCGCGAATGGAGAAGATATACGTCGGAAATACCGAACGGTTACATCGGCAAGAATAAGGCGGTAAAAAATTTGCGCCCGCTCGTCTTCGACGCCTTGCGGCGCCATGGACTTGAACTAGACAAAGAAAGTCAGACTTTTCTCCGCTCGGCGTATCTGAAAGAAGAACTCCGCAGCAAGATCTTTCTGCGGATCTGCCGCGACGTTCTTCAATCGCTCGCGAAAGAAAACATTCCGAACATCGTGCTCAAGGGCACGGCTTTGGCGGAAACGGTCTATAAAAATCCGGTGCTCCGTCACTCTCACGACATAGAGATTTGGGTAGGAGACCGAGATTTAACCAAGGCCGCGAGCCTGTTGCCCGCTCTTGGTTTCGTCGGGTTCGAAGACAAAATTTCCCAGGTGACGCTGGTGCACGAGTCCGAGCTGCCCGTCGTCCTGCATAGCCGTTTATTTTCGATCCCTTATCACGGCGCGTCGGCAGCCGAAATGTGGTCGCGCCGCCTGAACTGCCGAATCGCCGGCGTCTCGTCCAACGTTCTGGCCCCCACGGATAGCCTGCTTCATGTGTGCGGCCATGCCTTTTATTCCGGGAGCCGACAATCGCTGCGCTGGGCGAGCGATGCATGGCTGCTTATCGACCGATATCGCGACCTGGAGTGGGACCTGCTGTTTGATTGCGCGCGGCAGAGCCGTCTCGTCTTACCTTTATCCGTTACGCTGTCCTACTTGGCGGAAAATCTCAATGCCCCGGTCCCTCCGACTTTCTTGACTCGGTTGTCGGCGGCGGCTGTAACAACCAACACGGTCGAACGGGAATTTGCCTTCTCTGCCACGCGGTCGGCGCCCCGTGGGAGTTTGCGAAAGCTATTCCGAGACGCACAGGGCTGGCGCGGACGAGTCTCCGTCCTGAAATGGATGGTTTGTCCCTCACCGAGCTATCTACGTTGGGCGGAGGCGCCGCGCTACCCGTGGCTCTTGCCCTTTCACTACGTCCGTCGCCCGGTCGGATATATCAGCCGGCGCATTGGCTCTTTTTTGATAGAATCGCTTCAACGGGTCGGGTTTAAGAGACGCCGGGTTTTCAACGCATAA
- a CDS encoding SMP-30/gluconolactonase/LRE family protein, producing MLERVATGFQFTEGPVWIEEGKSLLFSDIPANRIVRLKSGRRIETFREPSGNSNGLTRDKKGRLIACEHGNRRVTRTEEDGSIEILADRFEGKKLNRPNDLVVKSDGAIYFSDPAYGITPEQREQTIEGVYRLSPDGKELTLIAGDFSRPNGLAFSPDEKKLYIDDSERRHVRVFDVRNDGSLAGGSIFHNMNVSTPGAPDGMKVDVEGRIFCTGAGGVWVLDAAGKHLGTILTPEKPSNCGWGDDDWRSLYITAVTSVYKIRVNAPGIKLP from the coding sequence GTGCTTGAACGTGTCGCAACCGGCTTTCAGTTTACCGAGGGTCCCGTTTGGATCGAAGAGGGAAAGAGCTTGCTCTTCAGCGACATTCCGGCAAACCGTATCGTGAGACTAAAATCCGGTCGCCGGATCGAGACATTTCGCGAGCCGAGCGGCAATTCCAACGGTTTGACGCGGGATAAAAAAGGCCGGCTGATCGCGTGCGAGCATGGCAACCGGCGGGTGACGCGGACCGAAGAAGACGGTTCGATCGAAATATTGGCGGACCGATTCGAGGGGAAAAAGCTCAACCGACCCAACGACCTGGTCGTCAAGTCGGACGGCGCGATCTATTTCAGCGATCCGGCCTACGGCATCACGCCCGAGCAGCGGGAGCAGACGATCGAAGGGGTGTACCGCCTGTCGCCCGACGGCAAGGAGCTTACACTCATAGCCGGCGATTTTTCCCGGCCCAACGGCCTGGCCTTTTCGCCCGATGAAAAAAAACTCTACATCGATGATTCGGAGCGCCGCCACGTCCGGGTATTTGACGTCCGGAACGACGGCTCGCTCGCCGGCGGCTCTATTTTTCACAACATGAACGTGAGCACCCCGGGCGCGCCCGATGGCATGAAGGTGGACGTGGAGGGCCGGATTTTTTGCACCGGAGCCGGCGGCGTCTGGGTCTTGGATGCCGCGGGAAAACACTTGGGGACTATTCTGACTCCCGAGAAGCCGTCGAATTGCGGCTGGGGGGACGACGACTGGCGCAGCCTTTATATCACGGCAGTCACGTCAGTTTACAAGATACGCGTCAACGCTCCGGGGATTAAACTCCCATGA